The following are from one region of the Microbacterium sp. BK668 genome:
- a CDS encoding DUF998 domain-containing protein translates to MPEHLASAPGTDPLIPPSSSAANAPAPSLRVINEALTAGLAAAVVGVVLGLVVSAVRPNLPLSGVGSFGEISALAAGAVAAASTGTAYWRSRHSPGQEWRLTLAPWRFAVNAVSVVIVHTILAILGTIALYYVLGQGFIGLTMEPFWAAVLMAVNLFLAAHLGYVSASRMTTQRMSTLLVSFIGIGALTATITAPEADWWTYHFSQLGTFDTVSSWIFNGTLIAGGLLVTTFAVYVANDMRALVDRGILTNPHSPRTVSAVFVVMGVMLAFVGIVPVDVNLVIHNLAATGMAVVFLGLLIAAPRVLRGMPRTFFVTTWGFLAALVISVALFVVGYFGLTAFEIIVFSLVFAWIAVFIRFLGVAGLRASA, encoded by the coding sequence ATGCCCGAGCACCTCGCCTCCGCACCGGGAACGGATCCGCTGATCCCGCCGTCCTCGTCTGCGGCGAACGCCCCCGCCCCCAGCCTCCGCGTCATCAACGAGGCCCTCACCGCCGGACTCGCCGCCGCCGTCGTCGGTGTGGTGCTGGGTCTGGTCGTCAGCGCCGTGCGGCCGAACCTCCCGCTGTCGGGGGTGGGCTCGTTCGGCGAGATCTCCGCCCTCGCCGCCGGAGCGGTCGCCGCGGCCTCGACAGGCACCGCCTACTGGCGGTCGCGGCATTCGCCTGGCCAGGAGTGGCGACTCACGCTCGCCCCCTGGCGGTTCGCGGTCAATGCCGTCTCGGTCGTGATCGTCCACACGATCCTCGCGATCCTCGGGACGATCGCGCTCTACTACGTCCTCGGCCAGGGGTTCATCGGGCTCACGATGGAGCCGTTCTGGGCTGCCGTGCTGATGGCCGTCAACCTCTTCCTCGCCGCCCACCTCGGCTACGTGTCGGCGTCCCGCATGACGACGCAGCGGATGTCGACGCTCCTCGTCTCGTTCATCGGCATCGGGGCGCTGACCGCGACCATCACGGCGCCCGAGGCCGACTGGTGGACCTACCACTTCAGCCAGCTCGGCACCTTCGACACCGTGTCGAGCTGGATCTTCAACGGCACGCTCATCGCCGGTGGTCTCCTGGTCACGACGTTCGCCGTCTACGTCGCCAACGACATGCGCGCCCTCGTGGATCGAGGCATCCTCACCAATCCGCACAGTCCCCGCACCGTCTCGGCGGTCTTCGTAGTCATGGGCGTCATGCTGGCGTTCGTGGGCATCGTGCCCGTCGACGTGAACCTGGTGATCCACAACCTCGCCGCGACGGGCATGGCCGTCGTCTTCCTCGGCCTCCTCATCGCCGCGCCGCGTGTGCTGCGGGGGATGCCGCGCACCTTCTTCGTCACGACGTGGGGATTCCTCGCGGCTCTGGTGATCTCGGTCGCGCTGTTCGTCGTCGGCTACTTCGGCCTCACGGCTTTCGAGATCATCGTCTTCTCGCTCGTCTTCGCCTGGATCGCGGTGTTCATCCGGTTCCTCGGCGTCGCCGGACTGCGGGCGTCCGCGTGA
- a CDS encoding efflux RND transporter permease subunit has translation MSNLAVLSLRNRALIALITIVAAVFGGLALVNLKQELIPSIEFPQLSIVTTYPGASPDVVSNDVSTPIEAAIQGIPGLETTTATSSTNASIIQASFTYGTDLATAEQKITQAINRIKSDLPPDVEPNVVSFSFDDLPVIQLAVTGYDDEATIQAQLEASVIPDLEDIDGVSSAQIVGGRGERVTITPDAAALAAAGYTQQAISDALEQNGVLFPGGTVTEGEQTLTVQTGAKLSSADEIAALPLVPSTPEQARAGAVTIADVATVAQEQDPVTSISRVNGEPALTIAVTKLPAANTVEVSEAVTAAIPDLQDAIGEEAEFTIVFDQAPYIQQSIDSLAQEGLLGLFFAVLVILVFLLSVRATLVTAISIPTSVLITFIGIQAFGYSLNILTLGALTIAIGRVVDDAIVVIENIKRHYVGDAEKLPSIIRAVREVAAAITASTITTVAVFLPIAFVGDVTGELFRPFALTVTIAMSASLLVALTIVPVLAYWFLKPGKPVLDAAGREVDPEAPDAPPTRLQKAYLPVLGWTLRHSWITLALAVVVLIGTIALAPLMKTNFLGDSGQNTFTVTQEVGPAASLDAQDEAARKVEDAILGVEGIETVQTSIGSSGSALRDAFRGASGGITYSVTTDPDADQVQVREDVQSAIADLDDVGTVAVASGGGGFGSSDIEIDVTAPDQTTLQEATDGVVEGVQEAEGVGQVTSNLSASLPYVAVTVDRDAAAQLGLSEVAVGALVSNTMQPRSIGTVEIDDTALTVYLAVPEPPTTIEQLQQLQIPSATGPIPLSQVATVEESEGPTSITTQRGQRTATVTVTPSTDDLNAASASISTALGAVDLPTGTEAEIGGVVTQQQDAFSQLGLALLAAILIVYIVMVATFKSLRQPLLLLISVPFAATGAILLQILTGVPLGVASLIGVLMLIGIVVTNAIVLVDLVNQYREKGLSSNDATIAGGSRRLRPILMTALATIFALTPMALGITGHGGFISQPLAIVVIGGLISSTVLTLLVLPTLYNLVEGARERREARRTGGTDAAPGRGGKGEGPSSLPSATAAAQPVPATVPAAPGPAAEPSSLLASGLTPAAPVQQTRRRRREP, from the coding sequence GTGTCGAACCTCGCCGTCCTGAGCCTCAGAAATCGCGCCCTCATCGCGCTGATCACGATCGTCGCCGCCGTCTTCGGCGGGCTCGCGCTCGTGAATCTCAAGCAGGAGCTGATCCCCTCCATCGAGTTCCCCCAGCTCTCGATCGTCACGACGTACCCCGGCGCGTCTCCCGACGTCGTCAGCAACGACGTGTCGACGCCGATCGAGGCCGCGATCCAGGGCATTCCCGGCCTCGAGACCACCACCGCGACGAGCTCGACGAACGCCTCCATCATCCAGGCGTCGTTCACCTACGGCACCGATCTCGCCACCGCCGAGCAGAAGATCACGCAGGCGATCAACCGCATCAAGAGCGACCTTCCCCCCGACGTCGAGCCCAACGTGGTCTCGTTCTCGTTCGACGACCTCCCTGTCATCCAGCTCGCCGTCACGGGATACGACGACGAGGCGACGATCCAGGCGCAGCTCGAGGCATCCGTCATCCCCGATCTCGAAGACATCGACGGGGTGAGCTCCGCGCAGATCGTGGGCGGTCGCGGCGAGCGGGTCACCATCACCCCGGATGCCGCGGCCCTCGCCGCGGCCGGGTACACCCAGCAGGCGATCTCGGACGCCCTCGAGCAGAACGGCGTGCTCTTCCCCGGCGGCACGGTGACCGAGGGGGAGCAGACGCTGACGGTGCAGACCGGAGCCAAGCTGTCGTCGGCCGACGAGATCGCGGCGCTGCCGCTCGTCCCCTCGACGCCCGAGCAGGCGCGCGCCGGCGCCGTGACGATCGCGGATGTCGCGACCGTCGCGCAGGAGCAGGACCCCGTGACCTCGATCTCGCGCGTCAACGGCGAGCCCGCCCTCACGATCGCCGTCACGAAGCTGCCGGCGGCCAACACGGTCGAGGTCTCGGAGGCGGTCACCGCGGCGATCCCCGACCTGCAGGACGCCATCGGCGAGGAGGCCGAGTTCACGATCGTCTTCGATCAGGCGCCGTACATCCAGCAGTCGATCGACTCGCTCGCGCAGGAGGGGCTGCTCGGTCTCTTCTTCGCCGTGCTCGTCATCCTCGTCTTCCTGCTGTCGGTGCGCGCGACGCTCGTGACGGCGATCTCGATCCCGACGAGCGTGCTCATCACCTTCATCGGCATCCAGGCCTTCGGTTACTCGCTCAACATCCTGACGCTCGGCGCGCTGACGATCGCGATCGGACGCGTCGTGGACGACGCGATCGTCGTCATCGAGAACATCAAGCGCCACTATGTCGGCGACGCCGAGAAGCTGCCGTCGATCATCCGCGCCGTGCGGGAGGTCGCAGCGGCCATCACGGCCTCCACGATCACGACCGTCGCCGTCTTCCTTCCGATCGCCTTCGTCGGCGATGTCACGGGAGAGCTGTTCCGGCCGTTCGCGCTGACCGTCACGATCGCGATGTCCGCCTCGCTGCTGGTCGCGCTCACGATCGTGCCCGTGCTCGCCTATTGGTTCCTCAAGCCCGGCAAGCCGGTGCTCGACGCGGCCGGCCGCGAGGTCGACCCGGAGGCGCCCGACGCGCCGCCGACCCGCCTGCAGAAGGCCTATCTGCCGGTGCTGGGCTGGACGCTCCGGCATTCCTGGATCACCCTGGCCCTCGCCGTCGTGGTGCTCATCGGCACGATCGCGCTCGCACCGCTCATGAAGACCAACTTCCTCGGCGACTCGGGTCAGAACACCTTCACCGTGACGCAGGAGGTCGGGCCGGCCGCGAGCCTCGACGCCCAGGACGAGGCTGCGCGGAAGGTGGAGGACGCCATCCTCGGAGTCGAGGGCATCGAGACCGTGCAGACCTCGATCGGCTCGAGCGGCTCGGCGCTGCGCGACGCCTTCCGCGGGGCGAGCGGCGGCATCACCTACTCCGTGACGACCGACCCCGACGCCGATCAGGTGCAGGTGCGCGAAGACGTGCAGTCGGCGATCGCCGACCTCGACGACGTCGGCACGGTCGCGGTCGCGTCGGGCGGCGGCGGATTCGGCTCGAGCGACATCGAGATCGATGTCACCGCGCCCGACCAGACCACCCTGCAGGAGGCGACGGATGGCGTCGTCGAGGGCGTCCAGGAGGCCGAGGGCGTCGGCCAGGTCACGAGCAACCTCTCGGCATCCCTCCCCTACGTCGCCGTGACGGTCGACCGCGACGCCGCGGCGCAGCTCGGCCTCTCGGAGGTCGCCGTCGGAGCGCTCGTCTCCAACACGATGCAGCCGCGTTCGATCGGCACGGTCGAGATCGACGACACGGCGCTCACGGTCTATCTCGCGGTGCCGGAGCCGCCCACCACGATCGAGCAGCTGCAGCAGCTCCAGATCCCGAGCGCGACAGGACCGATCCCGCTCAGCCAGGTCGCGACGGTGGAGGAGTCGGAGGGGCCGACGTCCATCACGACGCAGCGCGGGCAGCGCACCGCGACGGTCACGGTGACCCCGTCGACCGACGACCTCAACGCGGCATCCGCCTCGATCAGCACGGCTCTGGGCGCGGTGGATCTGCCCACGGGCACCGAGGCCGAGATCGGCGGCGTCGTAACGCAGCAGCAGGACGCCTTCTCCCAGCTGGGCCTGGCCCTGCTGGCGGCGATCCTCATCGTCTACATCGTGATGGTCGCGACGTTCAAGTCGCTGCGGCAGCCGCTGCTGCTGCTCATCTCGGTGCCATTCGCGGCGACCGGGGCGATCCTGCTGCAGATCCTCACGGGGGTGCCGCTCGGCGTCGCATCGCTCATCGGCGTGCTCATGCTCATCGGCATCGTCGTGACGAACGCGATCGTGCTCGTCGACCTCGTGAACCAGTACCGCGAGAAGGGGCTGTCGTCGAACGACGCGACGATCGCCGGCGGCTCACGACGACTGCGGCCGATCCTCATGACGGCGCTCGCGACGATCTTCGCGCTGACCCCGATGGCGCTCGGCATCACGGGGCACGGCGGCTTCATCTCGCAGCCGCTGGCGATCGTCGTGATCGGAGGCCTGATCTCGTCGACCGTGCTGACACTGCTCGTGCTGCCGACCCTGTACAACCTCGTGGAAGGGGCGCGCGAACGCCGAGAGGCGCGGAGGACGGGCGGGACGGATGCCGCGCCGGGCCGGGGCGGGAAGGGCGAAGGCCCCTCGAGCCTGCCGTCGGCGACGGCGGCAGCGCAGCCGGTACCTGCGACCGTGCCCGCCGCACCTGGGCCGGCCGCGGAGCCGTCGAGTCTGCTCGCGTCAGGACTGACCCCGGCAGCACCCGTGCAGCAGACGCGGAGGCGGCGCCGCGAGCCGTGA
- a CDS encoding CrcB family protein: MTGWMLILVVAGAGGLGAGLRYAVDALVMRGRRGAFPVGILVVNVTGSFGLGLLTGLAALVDASWATAIGVGLLGGFTTFSTVSVETVLLGRRGRRDWAWLNLVGTLAASVAAAAIGVGLGRLLAGWIAG, from the coding sequence ATGACCGGGTGGATGCTGATCCTCGTCGTCGCCGGAGCGGGTGGCCTCGGCGCCGGCCTGCGCTACGCGGTGGACGCGCTCGTCATGCGCGGGCGGCGCGGCGCGTTCCCCGTCGGGATCCTCGTGGTGAACGTCACGGGCTCCTTCGGGCTGGGACTGCTCACGGGCCTCGCCGCGCTTGTCGACGCCTCGTGGGCGACCGCGATCGGCGTGGGCCTCCTCGGCGGATTCACGACCTTCAGCACCGTCTCCGTCGAGACCGTGCTGCTCGGGCGGCGAGGTCGCCGGGACTGGGCGTGGCTGAACCTCGTCGGGACCCTCGCCGCATCCGTCGCCGCCGCGGCGATCGGCGTCGGCCTGGGCCGGCTCCTGGCGGGCTGGATCGCCGGCTGA
- a CDS encoding CrcB family protein produces the protein MARTRAFTPAAFVAVVLGGAIGVALRTLFVVPLGAVDDAFAVPAATLVINLAGSLLLGLVVGWIGDSRPLTRAFFGTGVLGGFTTYSAFAVHVVELGGTAPVLSLALAAVSLFGGVLAAGIGLRLGHGIVGVRARIEPPEVAE, from the coding sequence ATGGCCCGCACGCGCGCGTTCACGCCGGCCGCGTTCGTCGCGGTGGTGCTGGGCGGCGCGATCGGGGTCGCGCTGCGCACGCTCTTCGTCGTCCCACTCGGCGCCGTGGACGACGCCTTCGCGGTGCCGGCCGCCACGCTCGTCATCAACCTCGCGGGGTCGCTCCTCCTCGGCCTCGTCGTCGGGTGGATCGGGGACAGCCGCCCCCTCACCCGCGCCTTCTTCGGCACGGGGGTGCTCGGCGGCTTCACGACCTACAGCGCCTTCGCCGTCCACGTCGTCGAGCTCGGCGGTACGGCCCCCGTGCTCAGTCTCGCCCTCGCGGCCGTCTCCCTCTTCGGCGGGGTGCTCGCGGCGGGGATCGGGCTCCGGCTCGGGCACGGGATCGTCGGTGTGCGCGCGCGTATCGAGCCGCCGGAGGTGGCCGAATGA
- a CDS encoding DNA topoisomerase IB, translated as MARLTRVRPGQDPGIRRVRAGSGFRYVAPDGSAASDDDRERISELVIPPAWEDVWISTNPFGHIQAVGTDDAGRRQYLYHPRWRERRDKGKYARALELAQALPSARRRVTTALRTEGLTREKVLAVSFRLLDEGAPRIGSARYLERHGSRGLTTLLRRDASVEASVVTLSFPAKSGQRAYIEIDDGELAPAIDELRVGKQSAHLLWYRRGRRRLTLTPSEVNTHIRTLTGERFTAKDFRTLRGTILAADALARIGTVDTERDRKRAELLAVRATAEALGNTPSVARSSYIDPRVFKLYERGRLLDLDVSPESAIRKLLSP; from the coding sequence GTGGCACGGCTGACCCGCGTGCGACCGGGCCAGGACCCGGGCATCCGCCGCGTGCGCGCGGGGTCGGGCTTCCGCTACGTCGCACCGGACGGATCCGCCGCGAGCGACGACGACCGTGAGCGCATCTCCGAGCTCGTCATCCCCCCGGCGTGGGAGGACGTGTGGATCTCGACGAATCCGTTCGGTCACATCCAGGCGGTGGGGACGGATGACGCGGGCAGGCGCCAGTACCTGTATCACCCCCGCTGGCGCGAACGGCGCGACAAGGGCAAGTACGCGCGGGCGCTCGAGCTCGCCCAGGCCCTGCCCTCCGCGCGCCGTCGCGTCACGACGGCGCTGCGCACGGAAGGTCTCACGCGTGAGAAGGTGCTGGCCGTCTCGTTCCGGCTCCTCGACGAAGGCGCGCCCCGCATCGGGTCGGCGAGGTACCTCGAGCGGCACGGCAGCCGCGGCCTCACGACGCTGCTGAGACGGGATGCCTCGGTCGAGGCGTCCGTCGTCACCCTGTCGTTCCCCGCCAAGAGCGGGCAGCGGGCGTACATCGAGATCGACGACGGCGAGCTCGCCCCGGCGATCGACGAGCTCCGCGTCGGAAAGCAGAGCGCGCATCTGCTGTGGTACCGGCGCGGCCGCCGACGGCTGACGCTGACCCCGAGCGAGGTCAACACCCACATCCGCACCCTGACGGGGGAGCGCTTCACCGCGAAGGACTTCCGCACCCTCCGCGGGACGATACTCGCCGCCGATGCCCTCGCCCGTATCGGGACGGTCGACACGGAGCGCGACCGCAAGCGCGCCGAGCTGCTCGCCGTGCGCGCGACGGCGGAGGCGCTCGGCAACACCCCCTCCGTGGCTCGCTCGAGCTACATCGATCCTCGGGTGTTCAAGCTGTACGAGCGCGGGCGGCTGCTCGACCTGGATGTCTCGCCCGAATCGGCGATCCGCAAGCTCCTCAGCCCCTGA
- a CDS encoding MerR family transcriptional regulator has translation MEWSIQQIARLAGTTSRTLRHYDDIGLLPPSSIGSNGYRQYDEAALVRLQRILLLRELGLGLPQVAEVLARPTSEASALEGHLAWLRQEQERLVRQIASVENTIDALRGGERLMAENMFDGFDHTQYRDEVEERWGKDAYARSDAWWRGMTAAEKAQWGTSTESLGRAWIAAAESGVAPDSAEAQDLARRHVEWLTGIPGTPAGTPGGDVKGYVIGLGEMYAADPRFGKNYGGAHGAEFVRDALRTYAEANL, from the coding sequence ATGGAGTGGTCCATCCAGCAGATCGCCCGGCTGGCGGGGACGACCAGTCGCACGCTGCGTCACTACGACGACATCGGCCTCCTGCCGCCGTCGAGCATCGGCTCGAACGGCTATCGGCAGTACGACGAGGCTGCTCTCGTCCGGCTGCAGCGCATCCTGCTCCTGCGCGAGCTCGGCCTCGGCCTGCCGCAGGTCGCCGAAGTGCTCGCGCGGCCGACCTCCGAAGCGAGCGCGCTGGAGGGCCACCTCGCGTGGCTGCGCCAGGAGCAGGAGCGGCTCGTCCGGCAGATCGCGTCGGTCGAGAACACCATCGACGCCTTGAGAGGAGGTGAACGACTGATGGCAGAGAACATGTTCGACGGCTTCGACCACACGCAGTACCGGGACGAGGTCGAGGAGCGCTGGGGGAAGGACGCCTACGCGCGCTCCGACGCCTGGTGGCGCGGCATGACCGCCGCCGAGAAGGCGCAATGGGGGACCAGCACCGAGTCACTCGGCCGTGCGTGGATCGCCGCCGCCGAGTCGGGTGTCGCGCCCGACAGCGCTGAAGCCCAGGATCTCGCCCGCCGCCATGTGGAGTGGCTGACCGGCATCCCGGGCACCCCCGCCGGGACGCCCGGCGGAGACGTCAAGGGATACGTCATCGGCCTCGGTGAGATGTACGCGGCCGATCCGCGGTTCGGGAAGAACTACGGCGGCGCACACGGGGCTGAGTTCGTCCGCGACGCACTCCGCACCTACGCCGAGGCCAACCTCTAG
- a CDS encoding DUF4097 family beta strand repeat-containing protein, with amino-acid sequence MTLEKWIIHPGETRVIDIEDVRKLKIGLVGGQIDVVAHDEPGVRIEVHAVTIKDLRIEATGDVVEIDHPQLRWDNFLEVFRNFGAGGPKAEISVAVPRDIALNLGVVTASALVSGIRSDVKLNTVSGDIIADGIVGDASVNAVSGDVQIRELTGSLNANSVSGAVAATGSLRKATVDTVSGAVLVDSAGEMHSVNINTVAGSATIRLDEGLPANYAVRSVSGRVQVDGTVRSGHGSFTTNYTGSVGELSGTFADVRANTVSGDVTVLRRAAVTTLDDGARAPEVENGSGTDSAIDAPNEGAW; translated from the coding sequence ATGACTCTCGAGAAGTGGATCATCCACCCTGGTGAGACGCGCGTCATCGACATCGAGGACGTGCGCAAGCTCAAGATCGGCCTCGTCGGCGGCCAGATCGACGTCGTCGCGCACGACGAGCCCGGCGTCCGCATCGAGGTGCACGCCGTGACGATCAAAGACCTGCGCATCGAGGCGACGGGCGACGTCGTCGAGATCGACCACCCGCAGCTGCGCTGGGACAACTTCCTCGAGGTCTTCCGCAACTTCGGCGCGGGCGGCCCGAAGGCCGAGATCAGCGTCGCGGTTCCGCGGGACATCGCCCTGAACCTCGGGGTCGTGACCGCGAGCGCACTCGTGTCCGGCATCCGCAGCGACGTCAAGCTCAACACGGTGTCGGGCGACATCATCGCCGACGGCATCGTGGGCGACGCGTCGGTCAACGCGGTGTCGGGCGACGTGCAGATCCGCGAGCTCACCGGGAGCCTCAACGCGAACAGCGTCTCCGGCGCCGTCGCCGCGACGGGGTCGCTGCGCAAGGCCACGGTCGACACCGTCTCGGGCGCCGTGCTGGTCGACTCGGCCGGAGAGATGCACTCCGTCAACATCAACACCGTCGCCGGAAGCGCGACGATCCGCCTCGACGAGGGCCTCCCCGCCAACTACGCGGTGCGCAGCGTCAGCGGCCGCGTGCAGGTCGACGGCACCGTCCGCTCCGGCCACGGCTCGTTCACGACGAACTACACCGGCTCGGTCGGCGAGCTGAGCGGCACCTTCGCCGACGTGCGCGCCAACACCGTCTCGGGCGACGTCACGGTGCTCCGCCGGGCGGCCGTCACGACGCTCGACGACGGCGCGCGCGCCCCCGAGGTCGAGAACGGCTCCGGCACCGACAGCGCGATCGACGCCCCGAACGAGGGAGCCTGGTGA
- a CDS encoding PadR family transcriptional regulator codes for MPPVFSHGDLRLYLLNLLDEGPRHGYDIMQALSDRTGGTYTPSAGTIYPRLAKLEEEGLVSKTVDGRKTIYRITPAGHAEVEARAGDLEGIEAGLADSVRLIAEEVRGSVREAMKSLRADLAAAAQDERAGTRTMTDASPPGDDPRVHSREQLHRAEAAVAEFRARVRSDLRTHVARGGMLAASIVDDLESALDDAARSVTRALRG; via the coding sequence ATGCCTCCCGTCTTCTCCCACGGCGATCTGCGCCTGTACCTGCTCAATCTCCTCGACGAGGGACCGCGGCACGGCTACGACATCATGCAGGCGCTGTCCGACCGCACCGGAGGCACGTACACCCCGAGCGCCGGCACGATCTACCCGCGGCTGGCGAAGCTCGAGGAAGAGGGGCTCGTCAGCAAGACGGTCGACGGTCGCAAGACGATCTATCGCATCACCCCGGCGGGCCACGCCGAGGTCGAGGCGCGCGCCGGAGATCTGGAAGGCATCGAGGCGGGGCTGGCCGACTCCGTGCGGCTCATCGCCGAGGAGGTGCGCGGCAGCGTCCGCGAGGCGATGAAGAGCCTGCGCGCCGACCTCGCCGCCGCGGCGCAGGATGAGCGGGCGGGCACGCGGACGATGACGGATGCCTCGCCTCCCGGCGACGACCCCCGCGTGCACAGTCGCGAGCAGCTGCACCGGGCCGAGGCGGCCGTCGCCGAGTTCCGCGCCCGCGTCCGCAGCGACCTGCGCACGCACGTCGCCCGCGGCGGGATGCTCGCCGCGTCGATCGTGGACGACCTCGAGTCGGCCCTCGACGACGCCGCCCGTTCCGTCACGCGCGCGCTGCGCGGCTGA